In Pelomonas sp. SE-A7, one genomic interval encodes:
- a CDS encoding sulfatase, with product MNGDGVALAARGFWPRLWTAFAALGLVWMPLVLLRQIDAYVAFLTPMQLLRDAALAYVLLLLPAALLAAFGSLAAAALDRLARTAGRGGILAWALVLAPTLWVCLWQLGSSAWAWLRSLAGDAFAISPAMRVGAAVLLLALLAWLVRRFGLTRLMLRLVERLADLQRPAQGLLVVALVVVVMAPPTMLRTNPVATSTPGPARPDVYLITIDTLAEADARVCGEGPGLMPELQAFAASATCFSRAYSTSNFTTPSTSTLETGALPWTHWAVQIAAPVAAPLQDPSLARQLREVGYEAHSLNANLLASPRHHGTSASWDSAVITESDALGNLPRVALTRLGATTLPYWFSSLLPFLDTLDVYRQGDKHPYAAEHTYRALDPLLKQAGDKPRFVWLHTLPPHDPYLPPAVSKYKLLPRGELERWGDFRAMGDYAPAAQASIDKYRLRYRESIMGADAALGALLRQLKAQGRLDQALVIISSDHGESFERGFLGHAGERIHNAVLQVPLVIKLPGQTLARRVETPVSLADLAPTIADLAGAKALPYADGRSLRPALQGEGLENRPVFAMAMERQSRFQTISQGHYALILGDHKLVHHLAEQRSELFNLKRDPTELQDLSASEPALAAQLLQTLRGHLASAEQRRDRLVAEP from the coding sequence ATGAACGGCGACGGCGTCGCGCTGGCGGCGCGCGGTTTCTGGCCGCGACTCTGGACAGCCTTCGCGGCCCTGGGCCTGGTCTGGATGCCCCTGGTGCTGTTGCGCCAGATCGATGCCTACGTCGCCTTCCTGACGCCGATGCAGTTGCTGCGCGACGCGGCACTAGCCTACGTACTGCTGCTCCTGCCCGCTGCCCTGCTGGCCGCGTTCGGCAGCCTGGCCGCCGCGGCACTGGACCGCCTGGCACGCACCGCCGGACGGGGCGGCATCCTGGCCTGGGCCCTTGTGCTGGCGCCCACACTGTGGGTCTGCCTCTGGCAACTCGGCAGCAGCGCCTGGGCCTGGCTCCGGTCGCTGGCCGGCGATGCATTCGCGATCAGCCCGGCCATGCGCGTTGGGGCCGCCGTGCTGCTCCTGGCCCTGCTGGCCTGGCTGGTGCGTCGCTTCGGCCTCACCCGCCTGATGCTGCGCCTGGTGGAGCGCCTCGCCGACTTGCAGCGACCTGCCCAGGGCCTGCTCGTCGTGGCGTTGGTAGTAGTCGTGATGGCGCCACCGACGATGCTGAGGACCAACCCTGTAGCCACCAGCACGCCCGGGCCGGCTCGCCCTGACGTCTACCTGATCACCATAGACACGCTGGCCGAAGCCGATGCGCGCGTCTGCGGCGAGGGTCCGGGCCTGATGCCGGAACTGCAGGCCTTCGCAGCCTCAGCCACCTGCTTCAGCCGCGCCTATTCGACCAGCAACTTCACGACGCCGAGCACCTCGACGCTGGAGACCGGTGCCCTGCCCTGGACCCACTGGGCGGTACAGATCGCCGCACCGGTCGCCGCACCGCTGCAAGACCCATCGCTCGCAAGACAGCTGCGCGAGGTCGGCTACGAAGCCCATTCGCTCAACGCCAATCTGCTGGCCAGCCCGCGCCACCACGGCACCTCGGCGAGCTGGGACAGCGCGGTGATCACCGAGTCCGATGCGCTCGGAAACCTACCGCGCGTTGCCCTGACACGCCTGGGTGCCACCACCCTGCCCTACTGGTTTTCCAGCCTGCTGCCTTTCCTGGACACGCTGGACGTCTACCGGCAGGGTGACAAGCATCCCTACGCCGCGGAACACACCTACCGTGCCCTCGATCCGCTGCTCAAGCAAGCCGGCGACAAGCCCAGGTTCGTCTGGCTGCATACGCTACCGCCTCATGATCCCTACCTGCCGCCCGCCGTCAGCAAGTACAAGCTGCTGCCGCGCGGCGAGCTGGAGCGCTGGGGCGACTTCCGCGCCATGGGCGACTACGCCCCCGCCGCCCAGGCCAGCATCGACAAGTACCGGCTGAGATACCGCGAGAGCATCATGGGCGCCGATGCCGCGCTGGGTGCCTTGCTGCGCCAGCTGAAAGCCCAGGGACGACTGGACCAGGCGCTGGTGATCATCAGTTCCGACCATGGCGAGTCGTTCGAGCGGGGCTTCCTCGGCCACGCCGGCGAGCGTATCCACAACGCCGTGCTGCAGGTGCCACTGGTGATCAAGCTGCCCGGGCAGACCCTGGCCCGGCGCGTCGAAACGCCGGTCAGCCTCGCCGACCTGGCGCCCACCATCGCCGACCTTGCCGGCGCCAAGGCCCTGCCCTATGCCGACGGACGCTCCCTGCGACCGGCGCTGCAAGGCGAAGGACTTGAGAACAGGCCGGTCTTCGCCATGGCCATGGAACGGCAAAGCCGCTTCCAGACGATCTCGCAAGGTCATTACGCTCTCATCCTTGGTGACCACAAGCTGGTGCACCACCTGGCCGAACAGCGCAGCGAGCTCTTCAATCTGAAGCGGGATCCGACCGAGCTGCAGGACCTCAGTGCCAGCGAACCGGCGCTCGCGGCGCAATTGCTGCAGACGCTGCGCGGGCACCTGGCATCGGCCGAGCAACGCCGCGACCGGCTGGTAGCGGAACCATGA
- a CDS encoding flippase — MRIARHTLFNLLGLGAPLLLALLLIPSLLQALGPERFGLLTLIWAVTSYFGLFDLGLGRALTQQLAVSLSQGDAQRSGALSATALVLMAGLGLIGGLLLVGLAPAGVAAFPSLTDAKAARIALQLMGFGLPFMVITAGLRGMLEACHAFGLINLVRLPLGAWTFAGPWLVVKLWGPDLALITLALVLGRVLACGVHAWAVSRALPQLRGHLQWQRRWVRPLLVSGGWLTLSNVISPLMGYADRFFVGIGISAAAAAYYATPQELVTKLWILPGALTAVLLPAFAAQLARSDDHSWRLFDRAVGLLFLVLLPITLGLALFANELLSLWLGAEFAGHSAALLQLFAFGILINCLAHVPLTWLHGAGQFRGPALLHALELPVFLLGLWALTRAWGMQGAAWAWLLRMSVDAAALFLLCGRQRGGAAWPMRQWLAGTLLVLPAFAAAALPSLGGRLLVWLLLTALATTMAWRQRHFNP, encoded by the coding sequence TTGAGAATCGCCCGCCACACGCTGTTCAATCTGCTGGGTCTCGGGGCGCCACTGCTGCTGGCGCTGCTGCTCATTCCCTCCCTGCTGCAGGCCCTGGGGCCCGAGCGCTTCGGCCTGCTGACCCTGATCTGGGCGGTCACCAGCTATTTCGGACTCTTCGACCTCGGCCTGGGACGGGCGCTTACGCAGCAACTGGCGGTCAGCCTGTCGCAGGGAGATGCGCAGCGGTCCGGCGCCCTGTCGGCCACCGCGCTGGTCCTGATGGCGGGCCTGGGCCTGATCGGCGGCTTGCTGCTGGTCGGGCTGGCGCCGGCGGGTGTTGCCGCCTTCCCTTCGCTCACTGATGCCAAGGCGGCGCGCATCGCCCTGCAGCTGATGGGCTTCGGCCTGCCGTTCATGGTGATAACGGCAGGATTGCGCGGCATGTTGGAGGCCTGCCATGCTTTCGGCCTGATCAATCTCGTCCGGCTGCCGCTGGGCGCCTGGACCTTTGCCGGCCCCTGGCTGGTCGTGAAACTCTGGGGGCCGGACCTGGCGCTGATCACTCTGGCCCTGGTGCTGGGCCGGGTCCTGGCCTGCGGTGTCCATGCCTGGGCGGTGTCGCGCGCGCTGCCGCAGTTGCGCGGTCATCTGCAGTGGCAGCGCCGCTGGGTGCGGCCGCTGCTGGTGTCGGGCGGCTGGCTGACGCTGAGCAATGTGATCAGCCCCCTGATGGGCTATGCCGATCGGTTCTTCGTCGGTATTGGCATTTCCGCAGCGGCAGCGGCCTACTACGCCACGCCGCAGGAACTGGTCACCAAGCTCTGGATACTGCCGGGCGCGCTGACGGCCGTGCTGTTGCCGGCCTTCGCAGCCCAGCTGGCGCGCAGCGATGACCACAGCTGGCGGCTGTTCGATCGGGCCGTCGGCCTGCTGTTCCTCGTGCTGCTGCCGATCACGCTGGGCCTGGCCCTGTTTGCGAACGAATTGCTGAGCCTGTGGCTGGGGGCGGAGTTCGCCGGTCACAGCGCAGCACTCTTGCAGCTGTTTGCGTTCGGCATCCTGATCAATTGCCTGGCCCATGTACCGCTGACCTGGTTGCATGGCGCCGGCCAGTTCCGCGGACCGGCCCTGCTGCATGCGCTGGAATTGCCGGTCTTCCTGCTTGGCCTCTGGGCCTTGACCCGTGCCTGGGGAATGCAGGGCGCGGCCTGGGCCTGGCTGTTGCGAATGTCGGTCGATGCGGCGGCCCTGTTCCTGCTGTGCGGGCGGCAACGTGGCGGCGCAGCCTGGCCGATGCGCCAGTGGCTGGCCGGCACGCTGCTCGTGCTGCCGGCCTTTGCTGCGGCCGCGCTGCCCAGCCTGGGCGGGCGCTTGCTGGTCTGGCTGCTGCTGACCGCCCTGGCGACGACAATGGCCTGGCGCCAGCGCCACTTCAATCCATGA
- a CDS encoding glycosyltransferase yields MTAGRRLLLHAPNVHTGGGLVLLQQLLDAWPAQAPLIAWLDQRAKAALQLPAQAEVSWVSPSLASRLGAEVSLARRAKADDRVLCFHGLPPLLCRAEAQLFLQNRNYLGQVPLDEYGWRTRWRNRAEQWISRLYRSSVSCYYVQSPTMARALQAWFGSEPAPLRVLPFVPDLVVPASGEPLAKPFDFVFVADGEPHKNHRRLVEAWQLLAGQGLKPRLAVTLSDRHAALRDWVMQQASVHGLAIHNLPQRPHHEMPQFYADAHALIFPSLGESFGLPLVEAQVLGLPIVASERDYVRDICHPAETFDPESAVSIARAVRRFLQRPEALQAPLTAAEFLSRIDGGEPR; encoded by the coding sequence ATGACCGCTGGACGCCGTCTGCTGCTGCATGCGCCCAATGTCCATACCGGCGGTGGCCTGGTCCTGCTGCAGCAATTGCTGGACGCCTGGCCCGCCCAGGCTCCGCTGATTGCCTGGCTGGACCAGCGCGCCAAGGCGGCACTGCAGCTGCCCGCGCAGGCCGAGGTGAGCTGGGTCAGCCCGAGCCTGGCCTCGCGTCTGGGGGCCGAGGTTTCGCTGGCGCGCCGGGCGAAGGCCGATGATCGCGTGCTGTGCTTTCACGGGCTGCCGCCGCTGCTGTGCCGCGCCGAGGCGCAGCTGTTCCTGCAGAACCGCAACTACCTGGGCCAGGTGCCGCTTGACGAATACGGATGGCGCACCCGCTGGCGCAATCGCGCCGAGCAGTGGATCAGCCGCCTCTATCGCTCCAGCGTCAGCTGCTACTACGTGCAGAGTCCGACCATGGCCCGCGCCCTGCAGGCCTGGTTCGGATCCGAGCCGGCGCCGCTGCGGGTGCTGCCCTTCGTGCCGGACCTCGTCGTACCAGCAAGTGGCGAGCCGCTTGCCAAGCCATTCGACTTCGTCTTCGTGGCCGACGGCGAGCCGCACAAGAATCACCGGCGCCTGGTCGAGGCCTGGCAACTGCTGGCCGGGCAAGGCCTCAAGCCTCGCCTGGCCGTGACGCTGAGCGACCGGCATGCCGCCTTGCGGGACTGGGTGATGCAGCAGGCGTCGGTGCACGGTCTGGCCATCCACAACCTGCCGCAGCGCCCGCACCATGAAATGCCGCAGTTCTACGCCGATGCCCATGCGCTGATCTTTCCTTCGCTGGGCGAGTCCTTCGGCCTGCCGCTGGTCGAGGCCCAGGTCCTCGGCCTGCCCATCGTGGCCAGCGAACGCGACTATGTGCGCGACATCTGCCATCCGGCCGAGACCTTTGATCCGGAGTCGGCGGTCTCGATCGCGCGGGCCGTGCGGCGCTTTCTCCAAAGGCCCGAAGCCTTGCAGGCGCCGCTCACTGCGGCCGAGTTCCTGAGCCGCATCGATGGCGGCGAGCCGCGCTGA
- a CDS encoding glycosyltransferase family 2 protein, whose protein sequence is MSQLPLVSIVTPAYNQADYLRATIESVLAQDYPALEYLVIDDGSGDATLAIAEGLAREHPGRLRVLTQANAGQAATLNRGWSLAQGQILAYLSSDDCLCPGAVSAMVAALNAHPEVAVAYCDFWLMDAAGRRLRPVQAAEFDAEQLRVELVCQPGPGAFFRRRVFEATGGWDVRRRQVPDFEFWLRASAEGAFLRVPQCLADYRIHEGSASFMVMPEARADEIVRVVEGFWESAPDAGSASRATARALSIAAKNHAQSGRPLLALGRLAQAFQRRPGLALEPAIWRQLLVGFTRRAYYGARRVLRGVAA, encoded by the coding sequence ATGAGCCAGCTTCCCCTCGTCAGCATTGTCACGCCGGCCTACAACCAGGCCGACTATCTGCGGGCCACCATCGAGAGCGTGCTGGCCCAGGACTATCCGGCGCTGGAGTACCTGGTGATCGACGATGGCTCCGGCGACGCGACGCTGGCAATTGCCGAAGGCCTGGCCCGCGAGCATCCCGGGCGCCTTCGCGTGCTGACGCAAGCCAACGCAGGCCAGGCGGCGACGCTGAACCGCGGCTGGTCGCTGGCGCAGGGCCAGATCCTGGCCTACCTGAGCTCGGACGACTGCCTCTGTCCCGGCGCGGTGAGCGCCATGGTGGCGGCGCTCAACGCGCACCCCGAGGTCGCCGTGGCCTATTGCGACTTCTGGCTGATGGATGCCGCCGGCCGGCGCCTGCGTCCGGTGCAGGCGGCCGAGTTCGATGCCGAGCAACTGCGCGTCGAACTGGTCTGCCAGCCGGGGCCGGGTGCGTTCTTCCGGCGCCGCGTCTTCGAGGCCACCGGCGGTTGGGACGTGCGACGTCGCCAGGTTCCCGACTTTGAATTCTGGTTGCGCGCTTCCGCCGAAGGCGCTTTTCTGCGGGTGCCCCAATGCCTGGCCGACTACCGCATCCATGAGGGCTCGGCTTCCTTCATGGTCATGCCCGAGGCGCGGGCCGACGAGATCGTCCGCGTCGTCGAAGGTTTCTGGGAGAGCGCGCCGGATGCGGGCAGCGCATCGCGCGCCACGGCTCGCGCGCTGAGCATCGCAGCCAAGAATCACGCCCAGTCCGGACGACCCCTGCTGGCCCTTGGAAGGCTGGCCCAGGCCTTCCAGCGGCGCCCCGGCCTGGCCCTGGAGCCGGCGATCTGGCGCCAGTTGCTGGTCGGCTTCACGCGCCGGGCCTACTACGGCGCACGGCGGGTGCTGCGTGGGGTGGCCGCATGA